Proteins from one Falco cherrug isolate bFalChe1 chromosome 7, bFalChe1.pri, whole genome shotgun sequence genomic window:
- the LOC102056146 gene encoding cytochrome P450 1A4-like, with product MPAAMKAVMSLVGSQGTVSATEVLLAAAVFCLVFLLLQSLQQHVPKELKSPPGPRGYPILGNVLELRKDTHLVLTRLSQKYGDVMEVRIGTRPVLVLSGLDTIKQALVKQGEDFMGRPDLHSFQYISNGQSLAFSPDSGEVWKARRKLAQNALKTFSIAPSPTSSSTCLLEEHVSKEADYLVTKFLQLMDEEKSFDLNRYLVVSVANVICAICFGKRYEHNDQELLSLVNLGNEFGDVAAAGNPADFIPMLRYLPSRTMHLFKDINRRFSFFVQKIVQEHYTSFDKEHIRDITDSLIEHCQEKSTGEDACVLLSNEKIISIVNDLFGAGFDTVTTGLSWSLMYVALYPNIQKKIHEELDQTIGWERRPRLSDRGMLPYTEAFILEMFRHSSFLPFTIPHSTTKATVLNGYYIPKDTCVFINQWQVNHDETLWKDPSTFNPERFLNAAGTEISRTESDKVMAFGLGKRRCIGESIGRWEIFLFLTTMLQQLEFSLLPGEEVDITPQYGLTMKYKKCECFQIKKRFPVKNSA from the exons ATGCCGGCAGCGATGAAGGCTGTGATGTCGCTGGTGGGAAGCCAAGGCACTGTCTCGGCCACTGAGGTCCTTCTCGCGGCTGCCGTCTTCTGCCTGGTCTTCCTGCTGCTCCAGTCCCTCCAGCAGCACGTGCCCAAGGAGCTGAAGAGCCCCCCAGGACCCCGAGGCTACCCCATCCTCGGCAACGTGCTGGAGCTGAGGAAGGACACGCACCTGGTCCTGACCAGACTGAGCCAGAAGTATGGGGACGTGATGGAGGTGAGGATCGGCACCCGTCCCGTCCTGGTGCTGAGCGGGTTGGACACCATCAAGCAAGCGCTGGTGAAGCAAGGAGAAGACTTCATGGGGCGCCCGGACCTCCACAGCTTCCAATACATTTCGAACGGCCAGAGCCTGGCCTTCAGCCCCGACTCGGGGGAGGTGTGGAAAGCCCGCAGAAAGCTGGCCCAGAACGCCCTGAAGACCTTCTCCAtcgcccccagccccacgtCCTCCTccacctgcctgctggaggAGCACGTCTCCAAGGAGGCTGACTACCTGGTCACCAAGTTCCTGCAGCTGATGGATGAGGAGAAGAGCTTTGACCTGAACCGGTACCTGGTGGTTTCTGTGGCCAATGTCATCTGTGCCATCTGCTTTGGCAAGCGTTACGAGCACAACGACcaagagctgctcagcttggTGAACCTCGGCAATGAATTTGGggatgtggctgctgctggcaaccCTGCAGACTTCATCCCCATGCTACGGTATCTTCCCAGCCGCACCATGCATCTCTTCAAGGACATCAACAGGCGTTTCAGCTTCTTTGTGCAAAAAATTGTCCAGGAGCATTACACCAGCTTTGATAAG GAGCACATCCGGGACATCACGGATTCGCTGATAGAGCACTGCCAGGAGAAGAGCACAGGGGAGGATGCCTGTGTCCTGCTCTCCAACGAGAAGATCATCAGCATTGTCAATGACCTCTTTGGAGCAG GTTTTGACACTGTGACAACTGGCCTATCCTGGAGCCTCATGTATGTTGCCTTGTATCCCAACATCCAGAAGAAGATCCATGAAGAACTAG ACCAGACCATCGGCTGGGAGAGGAGACCGAGGCTGTCGGACCGGGGCATGCTGCCCTACACAGAAGCCTTTATCCTGGAGATGTTCAGGcactcctccttcctgcccttcacCATCCCGCACAG TACAACAAAAGCGACAGTGTTGAATGGCTATTACATCCCCAAGGATACCTGTGTGTTTATCAACCAGTGGCAAGTGAATCACGATGA GACCCTTTGGAAGGACCCTTCAACTTTCAACCCTGAGCGGTTCCTCAATGCTGCAGGGACTGAAATAAGTAGGACAGAGAGTGACAAGGTGATGGCTTTCGGCTTGGGGAAGAGGCGATGCATCGGGGAGTCCATAGGCCGGTGGGAGATCTTCCTCTTCTTGAccaccatgctgcagcagctggagttcagccttctccctggggaggaggtggaCATCACTCCTCAGTATGGACTGAcaatgaaatacaagaaatgcGAGTGCTTCCAGATTAAGAAGCGTTTCCCCGTGAAGAACTCAGCATAA